The following are encoded together in the Gorilla gorilla gorilla isolate KB3781 chromosome 14, NHGRI_mGorGor1-v2.1_pri, whole genome shotgun sequence genome:
- the LOC101141712 gene encoding small integral membrane protein 2 translates to MEAGERIDASQLPHRVLETRGHAISILFGFWTSFICDTYIVLAWISKIKGSPDVSASSDEPYARIQQSRRQCHAKEDQSQVPEAGDISTLSSLEAAILIEPLYCSYFDMRIFWYGSKIQPINVQLFKK, encoded by the coding sequence ATGGAGGCTGGGGAGAGGATTGATGCCAGCCAGCTGCCTCACAGGGTGCTGGAAACACGTGGCCATGCCATTAGCATCCTGTTCGGCTTCTGGACGAGTTTCATCTGTGACACCTACATAGTCCTCGCTTGGATCAGCAAGATAAAAGGCAGCCCTGATGTTAGTGCCTCCTCTGATGAGCCATACGCCAGAATCCAGCAGAGCAGAAGGCAATGCCACGCAAAAGAGGACCAAAGTCAGGTGCCAGAAGCAGGTGACATCTCCACTCTCAGTTCTTTGGAGGCAGCTATTTTAATAGAACCACTTTACTGCAGCTATTTTGACATGAGGATATTTTGGTATGGCTCAAAGATTCAGCCGATAAatgttcagctttttaaaaaataa